ATGGACTTGACACAGACAAGCACGCAGCTACTATGACAAAAGGTAGTATCGGAATTGTTGATGGCATGAAGACTTATGCAGTCTTTAGGGAAGATGGAGAACTGGCTCCAGTTTACTCTATCTCAGCTGGATTGGACTATCCAGGGGTTGGCCCAGAACACGCCTACTTCAAAGATTCAGGTCGCGTGGAATATGTGGCAGCAACTGATGAAGAGGCTGTCCAAGCTTTGCTTCTACTTAGCAAAACTGAAGGAATTATCCCAGCAATTGAAAGTTCGCATGCTATCGCTGAAGCAGTCAAACGCGCACCAAAACTAAGTAAAGATGAGATTATCATCATCAATGTCTCTGGTCGTGGAGACAAGGACGTAGCTGCGATTGCAGACTATCTAGAAGCTAAAAAATAATAGATGGAAAAATTACAGTCTTTTCTCTCACAGAGAGCTTGTGATTGCTGGAAACAAGCAGAGAAAGCTGTAAGGTTGGGTCCATCTGAAACAAGAGAAGAAAACATAATTCTCAAGGGAGTGCCCTTTATCGCACAGCCTGTTACAGAATCTTTCTAAGACAGGAATGAGAGATAGGAGAAATCCTATAATTGAGGTGGCACCGCGAATTTCGTCCTCACGCAAGTTATTTTGCGTGGGGATTTTTCATACAGTTGCCACGGACTAGAAGTAGAACTGAAAGGGAAATTACAATGGAACGAATCATTCATGGAGATGTCTTATCACCAATCTTGGCTTATATGCGTCTAAAGGGGCAACACAAGGTTATTCTAGAAAGTATTCCGAGAGACAAGGAAACAGCTCGTTTTTCTATCCTAGCTTATAATCCAATTTTTGAGATTCAGTATGAAAATGGAGTCCTTTATCAAAATGGTCAAGTGATTGACCGGGATCCCTTGGATTTTCTTTATGAAGTGACTCATAAGAGCCAGCACCATTCAGACCTCCCTTTTGGTGGGGGAGCCATTGGTTTTGTTGGTTACGATATGATTTCGCTTTATGAAGAAATTGGTCAAATTCCTGAAGATACTATTGGAACGCCAGACATGCATTTCTTTGTCTATGAGAGCTATATGGTCTTTGACCACAAGAAGGAAAAAATCCATGTCATCGAGGATGCTCTCTATAGCGATCGCGGTCAAGAAAACTTGGAAGAAGCCTTGAACCAAGTGCTTGAAGAATTACGTATTCCTGCTCCAAATGAATTTGAAGACTTGGATCTATCTCCGTTAGACTTCAAACCCCATATCGTTCCTCAGAAGTTTGAGGAAATGGTGGAAATAGCTCGTGACTTGATTCGAAATGGTGATATGTTCCAATGCGTGCTCAGTCAGCGCTTCTCAGCAGAAGTTACTGGAAATCCATTTGACTTCTACAGAAATCTCCGCGTGACCAATCCTTCTAATTACCTTTATTTCTATGATTTTGGGGATTATCAAATCATCGGTGCCAGTCCAGAAAGTTTGGTTTCTGTCAAAAATGGCATCGTGACAACCAATCCGATTGCAGGGACGCGACCAAGAGGAGCTACAGATGAAGAGGACAAGGCTTTGGCGACAGACCTGCTTTCGGATGAGAAGGAAACAGCAGAGCATCGGATGTTAGTAGACTTGGGACGAAATGATATTGGCCGTATCTCTGAAACGGCAAGTGTTCATGTCACCAAGTATATGGAAGTGGAGCTTTTCCGTTATGTCATGCATTTGACCAGCGTGGTCAAGGGGCGTTTACTTCCAGAACTCACTGCTATGGATGCCTTGAAAGCTACACTTCCAGCTGGAACAGTTTCAGGAGCACCAAAGATTCGGGCCATGAGACGCATCTATGAACTGGAAAGAGAAAAACGGGGCGTATACGCTGGAGCAATAGGCTATCTGTCTGCTACGGGTGATATGGATTTCGCCATTGCCATCCGAACGATGATTCTTAAAAATCAAACAGCCTATGTGCAGGCTGGGGCAGGGATTGTCTACGACTCCATCGCCCAAAATGAATACCAAGAAACCATTAACAAGGCTAAATCTATGACTAGAATTGGAGAACTAAGACTATGATTTTATTGATTGACAACTATGATTCTTTTACCTATAACTTGGCCCAATACATTGGGAATTTTGCAGAAGTTCAGGTCTTGAGAAATGATGATCCCAAGCTGTATGAAGAAGCTGAAAAAGCAGATGGTCTGGTCTTTTCGCCAGGCCCGGGTTGGCCAGTTGATGCTGGAAAGATGGAAGACATGATTCGTGACTTTGCTGGCAAGAAGCCGATTCTTGGGATTTGTTTGGGCCACCAAGCCATCGCAGAAGTTTTTGGTGGTAAATTAGGTTTGGCTCCAAAAGTCATGCATGGGAAACAGAGCAATATCAGCTTTGAAGCGCCATCTGTTTTGTATCAAGACATCGAGGATGGCCGTGCGGTCATGCGTTACCACAGTATTTTGATTGAGGAAATGCCAGAAGACTTTGAAGTAACAGCTCGTTCGACTGATGACCAAGCTATCATGGGTATTCAACATAAAAACCTACCGATTTATGGCTTTCAGTACCATCCAGAGAGCATCGGAACGCCAGATGGCTTGTCTTCTATTCGGAATTTTATCGAGAAGGTTGTAAAGTGAGGAAACTAGGATGAAAGAGATTATTGAAAAACTAGCAAAATTTGAAAATTTATCAGGTGTGGAAATGACGGATGTCATTGAGCGTATCGTAACTGGCCGTGTAACGGAGGCGCAGATCGCTTCTCTCCTCTTAGCTCTTAAGATGAAGGGGGAAACACCTGAAGAACGCACAGCCATTGCCCAAGTTATGAGAGGACATGCCCAACATATTCCAACTGAGATTCATGATGCCATGGACAATTGTGGTACAGGTGGAGATAAGTCATTTAGCTTTAACATCTCAACAACCGCAGCCTTTGTCTTGGCTGGTGGCGGTGTTCATATGGCAAAACACGGAAATCGCTCCATCTCTTCTAAATCTGGTTCTGCAGATGTCCTCGAAGTTTTGGGCATCAACCTAGACCTCAAACCAGCTGAACTAGGTAAGGTCTTTGATAAAACTGGCATCGTCTTTCTCTTTGCCAAAAACATGCATCCAGCCATGAAATACATCATGCCAGCTCGTTTGGAATTGGGAATTCCAACGATTATGAACTTGACTGGTCCCCTGATTCATCCAATGGCTTTGGAAACACAGTTGCTTGGCATTAGTCGTCCAGAACTGCTAGAAAGTACAGCTCAGGTTTTGAAAAATATGGGTCGCAAACGTGCCATTGTAGTAGCTGGTCCAGAAGGATTGGATGAAGCTGGTTTGAATGGAACAACTAGCATTGCCCTTCTTGAAAATGGAGAAATCACTTTGTCAAGCTTCACTCCAGAAGATCTGGGGATGGAAGACTACGCTATCGACGATATTCGTGGAGGCAACGCTCAGAAAAATGCAGAAATTTTGCTCAGTGTTCTCAATAACGAACCAAGTCCATTCTTGGAAACGACAGTTTTAAATGCTGGTCTTGGTTTCTATGCTAATGGTAAGGTTCATAGCATCAAGGAAGGAGTTGCCTTGGCCCGTCAAGTGATTGCTAGTGGCAAGGCCCTTGAAAAACTCAGACTATTACAGGAGTATCAAAGATGAGTCAGGAATTTTTAGCCCGAATTTTGGAGCAGAAGGCGCGTGAGGTGGAGCAGATGGAGCTGGAGGAAATCCAGCCTCTGCGCCAGACCTATCGCTTGGCAGAATTTTTGAAGAATCACCATGACAGATTACAGGTAATCGCTGAGGTCAAGAAAGCTAGCCCTAGTCTGGGAGATATTAATCTCGATGTGGATATTGTGCAACAAGCCCAGACTTATGAAGCAAACGGTGCAGTGATGATTTCAGTTTTGACAGATGAGATTTTCTTTAAAGGGCATTTGGATTATCTACGGGAGATTTCCAGTCAGGTAGAGATTCCGACGCTTAACAAGGACTTTATCATCGATGAAAAGCAAATCATCCGCGCTCGCAATGCAGGTGCAACAGTCATCTTGCTCATTGTGGCAGCTTTGTCAGAAAAACGCCTCAAGGAACTGTACGACTACGCGACAGATCTTGGTCTGGAAGTCTTGGTGGAAACTCACAATCTAGCTGAACTAGAAGTGGCCCACAGGCTTGGTGCTGAGATTATTGGGGTTAATAACCGCAACTTGACCACCTTTGATGTTGATTTACAGACTAGCGTAGACTTGGCACAATACTTCAAGGACGATTGCTTCTACATTTCTGAATCTGCTATTTTTACAGGGCAGGATGCGAAACGAGTAGCACCATACTTTAACGGAATTTTAGTTGGGACAGCTCTGATGCAGGCAGAAGATGTGGCCCAGAGAATCAAGGAGTTGCAGATTGACAAAGGTTAAAATTTGCGGATTATCGACCACAGAAGCGGTAGAGACAGCCGTTTCAGCAGGAGCGGACTACATCGGTTTTGTCTTTGCACCTAGTAAAAGACAGGTGACCTTGGATCAGGCTGCAGAGCTGGCTGAGATCATTCCTGCAGATGTCAAAAAGGTTGGTGTATTTGTTTCACCAAGTCGGGTAGAACTGCTAGAAGTCATTGAAAAAGTTGGCTTGGACTTGGTTCAAGTTCACGGTCAAGTGGCAGATGATTTATTTGAGAATTTGCCTTGTGCCAGCATTCAGGCTGTGCAGGTGGATGGAGAGGGGCATGTCCCCAATTCTCAGGCAGATTATCTACTCTTTGATGCCCCTGTGGCAGGGAGTGGCCAGACCTTTGATTGGGGCGAACTGAATACAACACGACTAGCCCAGCCTTTCTTCATCGCAGGTGGGCTTAATGAAGACAATGTAGTAAAAGCAATTCAACACTTTACTCCCTATGCAGTAGATGTATCAAGCGGAGTGGAGACAGACGGACAAAAAGATCATGAAAAGATTAGAAGATTTATAGAGAGGGTTAAGCATGGCATATCAAGAACCAAATAAAGATGGATTTTACGGGAAATTCGGTGGACGTTTTGTCCCAGAAACATTGATGACAGCAGTTTTGGAGTTAGAAGAGGCTTATCGTGAAAGTCAGGCAGATCCAAGTTTTCAAGAGGAGTTAAACCAACTTTTGCGCCAGTATGTAGGTCGTGAAACTCCTCTTTACTACGCAAAAAACTTGACCCAGCATATCGGCGGAGCCAAGATTTATCTCAAACGGGAAGACCTCAACCATACAGGGGCTCACAAGATTAACAATGCCTTGGGACAAGTTTTGCTGGCTAAACGCATGGGCAAGAAGAAAATTATTGCTGAAACCGGTGCCGGTCAGCACGGTGTGGCAACTGCAACAGCTGCGGCTCTCTTTAACATGGAATGCACTATCTACATGGGTGAGGAAGATGTTAAACGCCAAGCCCTCAATGTCTTTCGTATGGAGCTTTTGGGAGCTAAGGTTGAGGCAGTGACAGACGGTTCGCGCGTGCTCAAGGATGCGGTCAATGCAGCCCTTCGTTCTTGGGTGGCTAATATCGATGATACCCACTATATCCTTGGTTCTGCCTTGGGACCTCATCCTTTC
This window of the Streptococcus sp. 116-D4 genome carries:
- the trpE gene encoding anthranilate synthase component I, which codes for MERIIHGDVLSPILAYMRLKGQHKVILESIPRDKETARFSILAYNPIFEIQYENGVLYQNGQVIDRDPLDFLYEVTHKSQHHSDLPFGGGAIGFVGYDMISLYEEIGQIPEDTIGTPDMHFFVYESYMVFDHKKEKIHVIEDALYSDRGQENLEEALNQVLEELRIPAPNEFEDLDLSPLDFKPHIVPQKFEEMVEIARDLIRNGDMFQCVLSQRFSAEVTGNPFDFYRNLRVTNPSNYLYFYDFGDYQIIGASPESLVSVKNGIVTTNPIAGTRPRGATDEEDKALATDLLSDEKETAEHRMLVDLGRNDIGRISETASVHVTKYMEVELFRYVMHLTSVVKGRLLPELTAMDALKATLPAGTVSGAPKIRAMRRIYELEREKRGVYAGAIGYLSATGDMDFAIAIRTMILKNQTAYVQAGAGIVYDSIAQNEYQETINKAKSMTRIGELRL
- a CDS encoding aminodeoxychorismate/anthranilate synthase component II yields the protein MILLIDNYDSFTYNLAQYIGNFAEVQVLRNDDPKLYEEAEKADGLVFSPGPGWPVDAGKMEDMIRDFAGKKPILGICLGHQAIAEVFGGKLGLAPKVMHGKQSNISFEAPSVLYQDIEDGRAVMRYHSILIEEMPEDFEVTARSTDDQAIMGIQHKNLPIYGFQYHPESIGTPDGLSSIRNFIEKVVK
- the trpD gene encoding anthranilate phosphoribosyltransferase — its product is MKEIIEKLAKFENLSGVEMTDVIERIVTGRVTEAQIASLLLALKMKGETPEERTAIAQVMRGHAQHIPTEIHDAMDNCGTGGDKSFSFNISTTAAFVLAGGGVHMAKHGNRSISSKSGSADVLEVLGINLDLKPAELGKVFDKTGIVFLFAKNMHPAMKYIMPARLELGIPTIMNLTGPLIHPMALETQLLGISRPELLESTAQVLKNMGRKRAIVVAGPEGLDEAGLNGTTSIALLENGEITLSSFTPEDLGMEDYAIDDIRGGNAQKNAEILLSVLNNEPSPFLETTVLNAGLGFYANGKVHSIKEGVALARQVIASGKALEKLRLLQEYQR
- the trpC gene encoding indole-3-glycerol phosphate synthase TrpC gives rise to the protein MSQEFLARILEQKAREVEQMELEEIQPLRQTYRLAEFLKNHHDRLQVIAEVKKASPSLGDINLDVDIVQQAQTYEANGAVMISVLTDEIFFKGHLDYLREISSQVEIPTLNKDFIIDEKQIIRARNAGATVILLIVAALSEKRLKELYDYATDLGLEVLVETHNLAELEVAHRLGAEIIGVNNRNLTTFDVDLQTSVDLAQYFKDDCFYISESAIFTGQDAKRVAPYFNGILVGTALMQAEDVAQRIKELQIDKG
- a CDS encoding phosphoribosylanthranilate isomerase, which translates into the protein MTKVKICGLSTTEAVETAVSAGADYIGFVFAPSKRQVTLDQAAELAEIIPADVKKVGVFVSPSRVELLEVIEKVGLDLVQVHGQVADDLFENLPCASIQAVQVDGEGHVPNSQADYLLFDAPVAGSGQTFDWGELNTTRLAQPFFIAGGLNEDNVVKAIQHFTPYAVDVSSGVETDGQKDHEKIRRFIERVKHGISRTK